In Bacteroidota bacterium, the genomic stretch TAGATATCGTTCAGAAGATTATTGCACAGGTGAGAACTTTTTGGGAAAATATGGAGTTAAGACCTCATTGGGGCATATAGTTATTGATTTTGAAACTTCTGAAGTTGAAGTAAAACAATATACAGAAATAAATGAAGTAATTGAGGAATTTTGCACAAAATAAAATGACAAGAATAACCGAAAATACAATAGAAGAGATTAGCAAAGAATTATTGGAGTATATGGGCTATAAGAAAAAATATTGGTTACATTATTACTAAAATTTATGAGTGGCGAAGTACGAGTAAAATAAAATTAAACTAAGTCTATGGAATACAACATATATTGTGATGAAAGTTGCCATTTAGAAAATGATAATAGTAAAGTTATGGTGTTGGGTGCAGTTTGGTGTCCAAAAGAAAAAAAGCGAAAAATTTTTAAACGTCTGAGAGAAATCAAAACATTTAATGGGCTGCCCGAAAATTTTGAGGTAAAATGGCACAAAGTTTCTCCAGCCAAACAGGATTTTTATTTAGGTTTAGTCGATTATTTTTTTGATACAGACGACTTACATTTTCGGGCACTGGTAGTTCCTGATAAAAGTCTTCTCGACCACACTAAATTTAATCAGTCTCATGATGAGTTTTACTATAAAATGTATTTTGATTTATTAAAAGTAATTCTCAACCCAACTCATGCATACAATATTTTTATTGACATAAAAGATACTCGCAGTCAGGAAAAAGTAAACAAGTTAACAGAAGTATTGAGAAACAATCATTACGATTTCAACCAACTTATTGTTAAAAATATCCAGCAAATAAGATCACACGAAGTAGAATTATTGCCAATAGCTGATTTACTAATAGGTGCAGTTGGATATTTACACAGAGGATTGCAAAGCAATTCAGCTAAATTAGCAATTATTGAACGTATGCAAAACCGGTCGGGTTACAATCTGAAACAATCTACCCTCTACCGTGAAGAAAAAACTAAT encodes the following:
- a CDS encoding DUF3800 domain-containing protein: MEYNIYCDESCHLENDNSKVMVLGAVWCPKEKKRKIFKRLREIKTFNGLPENFEVKWHKVSPAKQDFYLGLVDYFFDTDDLHFRALVVPDKSLLDHTKFNQSHDEFYYKMYFDLLKVILNPTHAYNIFIDIKDTRSQEKVNKLTEVLRNNHYDFNQLIVKNIQQIRSHEVELLPIADLLIGAVGYLHRGLQSNSAKLAIIERMQNRSGYNLKQSTLYREEKTNIFIWKSCNS